The genomic region actgtgacatcactgtgtacattgtcCCTGTACTTTGACATcgctgtgtacattacccctgtactgtgacatcgctgtgtacattatccctgtattgtgacatcactgtgtacattatccctgtactgtgacatcactgtgtacattatccctgtactgtgacatcactgtgtacattacccctgtactgtgacatcactgtgtacattatcactgtactgcgacatcactgtgtacattacccctgtactgtgacatcactgtgtacattacccctgtactgtgacatcactgtgtacattatcccttgtactgtgacatcactgtgtacattatccctgtactgtgacatcactgtgtacatttcccctgtactgtgacatcactatgtacattacccctgtactgtgacatcgctgggtacattacccctgtacagTGACATCTCTGTGTACATTAgctctgtcctgtgacatcactgtgtacattagctctgtcctgtgacatcgctgtgtacattagctctgtcctgtgacatcgctgcgtacattacccctgtactgtgacattgctgtgtacattacctctgtactgtgacatcgctgtgtacattacccctgtactgtgacatcgctgtgtacattatccctgtactgtgacatcgctgggtacattacctctgtactgtgacattgctatgtacattacccctgtactgtgacatcgctgtgtacattacctctgtactgtgacattgctgggtacattacccctgtactgtgacatcgctgggtacattacccctgtactgtgacatcgctgtgtacattacctctgtactgtgacatcgctgtgtacattacctctgtactgtgacatcgctgtgtacattacctctgtactgtgacatcgctgtgtacattacccctgtactgtgacatcgctgtgtacattacccctgtactgtgacatcgctgggtacattacccctgtactgtgacatcgctgtgtacattacccctgtactgtgacatcgctgggtacattacccctgtactgtgacatcgctgtgtacattacccctgtactgtgacatcgctgtgtacattatccctgtactgtgacatcgctgggtacattacctctgtactgtgacatcactgtgtacattacccctgtactgtgacatctctgtgtacattacccctgtacagtgacatctctgtgtacattatccctgtactgtgacatcgctgtgtacattacccctgtactgtgacatcactgtgtacattacccctgtactgtgacatcgctgtgtacattacccctgtactgtgacatcactgtgtacattacccctgtactgtgacatcgctgtgtacattacctctgtactatgacatcgctgtgtacattacctctgtactgtgacatcgctgtgtacattacccctgtactgtgacatcgctgtgtacattacccctgtactgtgacatctctgtgtacattacctctgtactgtgacatcgctgtgtacattacccctgtaccgtgacatctctgtgtacattatccctgtactgtgacatcgctgtgtacattacccctgtactgtgacatcgctgtgtacattacccctgtactgtgacatcgctgtgtacattacccctgtactgtgacatcactgtgtacattacccctgtactgtgacatcgctgtgtacattacctctgtactgtgacatcactgtgtacattacctctgtactgtgacatcgctgtgtacattacctctgtactgtgacatcgctgtgtacattacccctgtactgtgacattactgtgcacattttccctgtactgtgacatcgctgtgtgcagTAATGAAAACACTCCGTACTGCAGAAAGCAGACTCCTGATTTATTGAAGGAATACCCAGTGGGACATAATGGCGCCATACATTTGGGCTTAGTCCCCTTCCTGCAGTGCCTTATATCTTCAGTGCAGCATCCCTGTGTCAGATGAAGGCCACGTGGGCCGAAAAACATCCAATATCACTGTATTCCTTCAGTAAATCATGTACCGGTAATAAAAAACAACTAAAGGGGGAGCTTCCCTGGTGTAATACGTCTGACGAGCTCCAGCACCACACCAGATAACAGCATGCTTACTCCTACCCTCTAtaaaactgtcctatccttgtccgtaaggctacatgcacaccaccgttgtgtgttttgcggtccgcaaattgcggaacagaacgggcggcccattgtagaaatgcctattcttgtccacaaaacggacaagaataggacaggttatatttttttttgcggaccacagaaaggagcaacggatgcggacagcacacagagtcttttgttgccccattgaagtaaatgagtccgcatccgagccgcaaaaactgtggctcggatgcggacaaaaaaaatggtcgtgtgcatgagcctaatACAGACAAGAAGAGGACtttttatattctatttttttttctgaagggGAAGGGGGTTGTGGAGCCGACATATGGACACGGCCAGCACAcaatatgctgtccgcaaaaaatatacatCAGATGCGGACAAAAcctgcggttgtgtgcatgagcccttaggtagaAGGAGACGGGGCTGCCGCACCTGCCCGCCAGACACATCCACCGAAAATGTAGTAGAATCAGCAGGCAGAGAAGAATCTGGATAAAATGGCGCACTGCTCTGGATCTTTCTtcacaaaatgtttattaaaaCATCAGAAATGAAATACAAAAAGCAACGCGTTTCAGCTGCGctgtgctggcttcctcaggcttGCAAGGCTGAGAAAAGGCTGCAGCCACTGCTGAAATGCGTAGATTGTTGAATAGAGGCTCAATTACGACCTCTAGCCTATAAATGCAGTAGTCAACGAGCAGCGATTGGTTTGGAGTTGAGAAATGACGTCACGTTTCGTGATTGGTTGCAATTCCTGTTGATGAATGACGTCTAGCGCCCTGATTGGTCCGTTACTCTTGCAGGCGTCTAGCATTCTAAATGGTCGTATTACTGACAGGAAATAGGATTCCAGCTCTCTGATTGGACGCATCACGTCCTGGAGACTGACGTCTGGCCTCCCCATTGGTCCTACTATTGGACGGAGGATGACGTCCAGCTCTCTGATTGGCTCCGCTCTAGTTCCGTGAATGCACGTGTATTATGGTCCGTGGACAACATGGCTGCGCAGTGGTCAGAGGTAGAGCGGGCGGAGAAGGAGAAGCGGCGGGAGCTGGTGCTGCAGGGAGCGGACGAGCGGCTCCGGCAGAGTGATGGCCACTTACCGCCCGCTCTCTTCTCCCTCACTCTCCTCAATTACTTGGAGGTGAGCGGATGCTCCGAGCTGCGGGAGCTCCCGGCTGATCTGGGCCGCCTCTCCCACTTGCAGAGCCTGATCCTGTGCAAGAACAAGCTGCGGAGCCTCCCCCGGAGCCTGGAGCAGCTGCGCGGCCTGAAGGTGCTGGACGTGTCGGGGAATGAGCTGGAGGAGCTGCCGGCCGAGCTGTGTAACCTGCCGGAGCTGTGCACGCTGAACGTCAGCTGGAACCGGCTGCGGGAGCTGCCCCCGGGCCTGGAGCGCTGCACCAAGATGGCGGGGCTCAACCTGTCCCGGAACCTGGTCACCCGCCTCCCCGCCGGCCTCATGAGCCCCCAGCTGACCCTGCTGGCCTCCATCACTGCCGCCGACAACCAGCTGCAGGAGCTGGGAGGGGAGATCGGCCACCTGTCGGGGCTGAAGGTAGGGGGGTGTcaggggggcaggcagatcaatGGTGGCCACCCAGTGTGCCGCCACATAGGTGATGGCTGTCAGCGGCACATCATGTACACGGCCACTGTGCCACTCATTTCTGTAGGGGCAGATCAATGGTGGCCACCCAGTGTGCCGCCACATAGGTGATGGCTGTCAGTGGCACATCATGTGCGGCGCTACGTCCACTGTGCCACTCATTTCTGTAGGGGCAATGGACGTGACAGAAGTGCCATCCAGTGACACCGTAGCACAGCATGCTGCAATAGTGTGAATACGGCCTAAATCTCCTGTCCATAGGGTTACATTAGCCAGGCAGTCCTTCTGTACTTCAGTATTACCActaaagcagggatggccaacctaaggctctccagctgttgcaaaactacaaatcccagcatgcccaggctgcttacagctatcagcttacagcagggcatgttgggagttgtagttttacaacagctggagagccacaggttggccatccctgcactaaaGTAAGAGGATGGGAAGTGCAGTAGACCGCGCTGTACATGTAGTGCTTGCTATGCCTGtaagtcatcagaaaatgacctgttgtATAAATCCAGGCTTCACACGGCTTGTCACCAGTGTCACGGCATGAGAGCAGGCTGACCTTAGACCTGTGCACTGCTCAGCTGAAGTGATCTGTCTTTTGATCTCATTCCAATATTTGGCTGCTTTTCAGTGAAAATAAAGTTttgatttatgcaaatgagcctctaggagcaatgggggcgttaccattacacctagaggctccgttatTCCTGCTGCccccctgcactttgacagggccaagcattgTGAACGTCCTTGCCACTGATTTGTCAGTCTCGCAGCTGTTGCACGCGGTTCAGTAATCGGCGCAGTACAGGGAGCGGGCTCACTGGCGGACCTCTTCTGTAGTACGCCTGCGGCGCAGAGCAGGTGTGAGACTTTGAGAAATTGGTCGCAATGatcttgctcctagaggctcatttgcatatattaaagcttcTCTTTTCACTGAAGTGCAGCCGCCTATTGGGATGGGATCAAGACAGATCACTTCAGCTGACCAGCGCACAACTCTAAGGTCGGCCTACTCTAGTGCAATGGCAGAAGCCCTATATGTTACACATATTGTAAAGAATTTAAAATGTACTTTAAATGTAAAGAAAAATCTGGCAGGTTTGGCAATGGCCACTAAGGCTAATAACGgcaccacttcctggtctgtgCAGGTGACTTTCAGAAGTCCTCtacttatcatcacaggcaggattataatgacagatatcacctgtatagagataacacaggatccaccattcacaatatctGATATCACAGCttttctactccctcctgacctctgcacaggtcacgcctagaaaactctcccatagaagtcactgagtCCCCTCCAGACTATTGTGTCTGTGGCccagggggggctgctgtggtgTCCACCATAATTGTGCTCagaaaatagaatttaaaaaaatctatcaaAAATAAGAATATTAGGAAAATAGCATATGTGCTGCTAACtgctttaactggcagaaaaatgaTAGGTGACACAATTCTTCTAATCttaaaagtaaaattttttttgcaatggGACCTATGGATGACAGGTGCATCCCTACCTTTACACAGGTTTGAAAAAGTGTGATGGCGAACCCTtcacagagtgcccaaactacaGCCCAAAACCCACCTATGTATCGCCAACACgacaatgtaacctgaatactaccgTCCAATAcattatatcttccatgtaccttTATAATTTATctataacagcctgcctacattcagagcgctgcccgtgccgttcataggcttattggtacaccatagactttttacaGGGTTCAGGTGCCCACAGAGactagagagggctctgagtgccaccacTGGGTTAGGCCATGTTTATTTGTATGAAAAAGTCTGACCTATGTGACGCAGACTCAGAAATCTGAGCGTGACCCTCTGATTTCTATTCCATTTAAAATATTTGGTAGTGCACCGACATAACATTTGTGTTTTTATGTTTCGCCGTATacacggcgtcctcaggggttcggGCACACTCTGCccgaacccctgaggacgccgtgtatacggcgaaacatgtcggggggcagcgtgaggctctaatTTTAACACAGGCTTCACTGGCGTATATGTATAGAAAGCAACTATAGACACAGTGCTGTGAATAAAGACAGGCAAACGCGGAGCCTGCAATGGCAATATTGTGGCTAGACAATAAATAAGAAACAAAGGCCAGTGTTACTGGAAATTTTAAAACACAAATGTTATGTCGGTGCACTACCAAATATTTTAAAtggaataaaaattaaaagttaCGTCTTAGGTATTTGGTAGGTGCAGGGAAAAATAGGTGGAAGAATAAGTCCTAAAGGACATCAGTATTAATTTGTTGTTAGCCCAACACACCTTATCCCAGCACCTTAAGGGAAAATATAGATGTTGATGACCCTCTGATTTCTGTCACTGTGAATGCCACGGATTAGCCCCCTTCTTGATGTGGTATTAAAATAATGGCATGAACAGCAGAACAATGGTCGGCAGGATGGACACGGGTTTGCCGTGGATTTCTTTGTAGAATACACTCCAGCTTCcactgtgtgaacatggccttaaggcctcgttcacacgactgttgtttgggtctgcaCGCGAGCcacacattttttgtggctcggatgcagacccattcactttaatggggccgcaaaagatgaggacaagaataggcatttctattatgggtggCCGGTTCCATTATGTAAATTGTGGCACGCACAcgggcatccgtgttttgcggtcgtgtgcatgtagcctaaaggaaaTGAATGGAGTTTTGTGGCAGGTAACGGTAGctgaagggaacctgtcgccagtTGTGTGCTGCATACGGGACATAAAACTGGCGACAGAGGTCAGAATGGCTTAAAAAGGAAAATAAGTCATGATCGGTACTCCTGTTCCAGCGCTTCCTGGGTCCCCTGCCGGTTTTTACTTCTTGGTCCCTGTTGACTGCTCACCGCCACCTGCTGAGGCGGTCATCCCGATGAGTGGTGACACTTCCTATGTATCGAGAggaaccaggaagtagagaccggCGGGTGAGCGGCAGAGGAATCGGTAAGGCAGTACTTTTTAAGATTTTTAAGCTATTTTGATGCTCTAAAAAAAATAGTGACTGACAAGACAATTCTTTTAAAGTAGTTTTCTAAAGCGCCTCTGTGATAAGGTGTGtaaaagggggtttccagggGAATAATTTAATGTAAAAACAGGGTTGgaatgagttaaaggggtattctcatctgagaTATTGGTGACATATCATTGggatatgctaccaatgtcagataggtgcaggccccagaggtgggatctACACCTATCTCCTGAACGAGACCCCCAAAGTGAGTGGAGAGCACACAGCACATGTGCAGCTGCCCGCCATCCGTTTCTACGGGAGTTctgaccctaagttcacacctgagcgttttacagcgtgttcctacgcgctgtaaaacgctcaacaaggagaaaccaatgcttccctatgggaatggttctcacctgggcgttttacagcgcgtacgatcgcgctgtaaaacgcccgacgctcaaacaagttcttgagcttttttggggcgtttgtcgtgcgtttccgtacatagacttcagcgggaacgcgcgacaatgtgtgttcgcttgtctctgtatgcgcgattgtaaacaccggtacaatcgcgcatacagagcgctcgtttcagaacgctcaggtctgaacccagg from Bufo gargarizans isolate SCDJY-AF-19 unplaced genomic scaffold, ASM1485885v1 original_scaffold_2047_pilon, whole genome shotgun sequence harbors:
- the LOC122923904 gene encoding leucine-rich repeat-containing protein 47-like; protein product: MAAQWSEVERAEKEKRRELVLQGADERLRQSDGHLPPALFSLTLLNYLEVSGCSELRELPADLGRLSHLQSLILCKNKLRSLPRSLEQLRGLKVLDVSGNELEELPAELCNLPELCTLNVSWNRLRELPPGLERCTKMAGLNLSRNLVTRLPAGLMSPQLTLLASITAADNQLQELGGEIGHLSGLKSLDLSNNQLTEIPPELADCTKLKEINFKGNKLKDKRLEKMVNGCQTKSILEYLRVGGRGGGKGKSKIENAVKEEVKDKKKKQRKPKKDSGGDDEDEEVEDMNRMMLRVLHISENPAALIVSASASVKDVRPYIVCCVVKGMNLKPGNALKRFLTAQ